A genomic region of Tigriopus californicus strain San Diego chromosome 1, Tcal_SD_v2.1, whole genome shotgun sequence contains the following coding sequences:
- the LOC131882966 gene encoding mucin-2-like: MKLITKVLLVYLAAVLQFTPKTWSRQVHLGPSVDPGVFVITQVDSCRGGRGYCVLGFNCNIDKDFVADDLNGHCDGLGRAFNPITNFVCCRENPANFNLNILEAVTTTTTTAPPTTATTTTTSIETSTITNIVTNTVTELSTFTELVTKIEAVTEIENYTTLELISDSDMESESITTTKPFDTTMGAELSTNAPMMSPKLDAEPLVAIEQVSTPETVSTTPTTDKEFQETPLDNLVSSLLDAVVPALATEMPSEMAPPLPISASVVPSASALTELRLIDEQEEAEEMEILRPGTIIDDPTLLEDLVVEQQDEQVRPRIDDTESLVDVIRGFEPQSDNPQEEFKSTQKSNDQKEAKVDCYAAILLGIECKLAVPPKIETGSAPPANPGTKNPAEEERSDDQVIEEQNNDQVIMDQRDDQVMVEHNNVQLMVEDSDEQIVVEHDNLESFPPGKPQALVDESQTDPPIEITTTESTTQVPEIVTVTEVIEEILDDEIKTTMIDMKPERDDPLIKMTTYDPTIMMEDTTTPVRQDQVTNSPSLLVKEDLTPIGLVNMDTEQPEHIELPEDILMTNPTSMPLTTTTTQPTEIKSAYRRITDAPKVKTDPKPDTCGVLGGRGLLQAFGKAAEGLLPDLVASWVTGHHGGKEEKSSEFIGGGVVTSTVIYCWMAAILTEVNGQKEFLCTGTLIKTNVVLVSATCATELVNRNPSDIKVVLGDSNLSIDLPFGVQTLDVSMIHIHDQFSPYVTELEHNVGLIRLKKKASLTNTVCLLCPPSARTQPKVNQTCSIISYGKIVEKPIDLPFEVTSQKSTGILRKSEYIIRNPNECHANVSRTDGMVCAREIEHLTLNEQRHKREHCHIVIDSGSPLICQNNDRFELQGLLTGGHTCLGPNEEVTFTKVEPYNAWIEKKSSSKS; the protein is encoded by the exons ATGAAACTCATAACCAAAGTTCTACTAGTTTATCTGGCCGCCGTGCTCCAATTCACACCAAAGACCTGGAGCCGGCAAGTCCATCTAGGACCCAGTGTGGATCCAGGCGTGTTTGTGATCACCCAAGTGGACTCGTGTCGTGGGGGCCGAGGCTATTGCGTCCTGGGTTTCAATTGCAATATTGATAAAGATTTTGTGGCCGACGACCTGAATGGCCATTGTGATGGCTTGGGTCGGGCCTTTAACCCCATCACCAATTTTGTGTGTTGCCGAGAGAATCCGGCCAATTTCAACCTCAACATTCTGGAAGCCgtgacaacaacaaccacaacagcGCCGccgacaacagcaacaacaacaacaaccagcATAGAAACATCTACAATAACTAATATCGTCACAAATACAGTGACCGAATTGAGCACATTCACAGAGCTGGTTACCAAAATAGAGGCAGTGACTGAGATTGAAAATTATACCACTCTTGAGCTTATATCTGACTCGGATATGGAGTCAGAGAGCATCACAACAACCAAGCCATTTGATACAACCATGGGTGCAGAACTCTCAACGAATGCCCCAATGATGAGCCCTAAGCTGGATGCAGAACCTCTCGTGGCTATTGAGCAAGTGTCGACTCCAGAAACTGTTTCCACTACACCGACAACTGATAAAGAGTTTCAAGAGACTCCGCTCGATAACCTCGTCTCGTCACTCCTTGACGCCGTTGTTCCAGCTTTAGCCACAGAAATGCCTTCAGAGATGGCTCCACCGTTGCCCATCTCAGCCTCTGTTGTCCCCAGTGCCTCTGCCCTGACTGAGTTACGCCTGATTGACGAACAAGAGGAGGCCGAGGAAATGGAGATCCTTCGCCCTGGCACAATCATTGACGATCCAACTCTTCTGGAAGATCTCGTGGTGGAGCAGCAAGATGAACAGGTTCGACCTAGAATTGACGACACCGAGAGTTTGGTAGACGTTATCCGAGGTTTTGAACCACAATCGGACAACCCGCAGGAAGAGTTCAAGTCTACCCAGAAATCCAATGATCAGAAGGAGGCCAAAGTAGACTGTTATGCCGCCATCTTGTTAGGAATCGAATGCAAATTGGCAGTACCCCCCAAAATTGAGACGGGCTCTGCCCCACCTGCAAATCCCGGCACAAAAAATCCAGCAGAAGAGGAACGCAGTGATGATCAGGTTATTGAGGAGCAGAACAATGATCAAGTCATTATGGACCAAAGGGATGATCAAGTTATGGTGGAACACAATAATGTTCAACTCATGGTGGAAGATAGTGATGAACAAATTGTTGTGGAACACGACAACTTGGAGAGTTTTCCTCCTGGGAAGCCTCAAGCTTTGGTAGACGAATCTCAGACCGACCCACCTATCGAAATTACCACCACTGAATCCACTACACAAGTTCCTGAGATAGTGACAGTTACTGAGGtgattgaagaaatattgGATGATGAAATCAAGACCACCATGATTGATATGAAACCAGAGCGAGACGATCCCTTGATCAAGATGACCACGTATGATCCCACAATCATGATGGAAGATACAACTACACCTGTTAGGCAGGACCAAGTGACCAATTCCCCAAGCCTTTTGGTTAAAGAAGATTTGACCCCCATTGGGTTGGTCAACATGGACACGGAACAGCCAGAGCATATTGAGCTCCCCGAAGATATTTTGATGACCAACCCGACGTCAATGCCtctcaccaccaccaccacccaacCCACTGAGATCAAGTCTGCCTACCGAAGAATTACCGATGCGCCCAAAGTCAAAACTGATCCTAAGCCCGACACTTGCGGTGTGCTCGGTGGAAGAGGTCTCCTCCAAGCCTTTGGAAAAGCGGCTGAAGGACTCTTGCCCGATTTGGTGGCCTCTTGGGTCACGGGTCATCATGGTGGGAAGGAGGAAAAGAGCTCCGAGTTCATTGGAGGAGGTGTGGTCACTAGCACGGTCATCTATTGTTGGATGGCGGCAATCTTGACCGAAGTGAATGGACAAAAAGAGTTCCTCTGTACAGGGACACTGATCAAAACCAATGTGGTTCTCGTCTCGGCCACATGTGCAACAGA GTTGGTGAATAGGAATCCCTCTGATATCAAAGTGGTCTTGGGAGACTCGAATCTGAGCATTGATCTGCCTTTTGGAGTGCAGACCTTGGATGTGAGCATGATCCATATTCATGACCAGTTCAGCCCTTACGTAACTGAGTTGGAACATAATGTTG GACTAATTCGTCTGAAGAAGAAAGCCAGTCTGACCAACACGGTGTGTCTTTTGTGCCCTCCCTCAGCTCGGACTCAACCCAAAGTTAACCAAACGTGTTCCATTATTAGTTATGGGAAGATTGTCGAAAAGCCGATTGATCTGCCCTTTGAAG TTACTTCCCAGAAATCGACGGGAATCCTGAGAAAATCAGAATACATTATTCGCAATCCCAACGAATGTCACGCCAATGTTAGTCGAACGGATGGAATGGTGTGTGCACGGGAAATTGAACATTTGACTCTCAATGAACAACGACACAAGCGTGAACATTGCCAT ATTGTTATCGACTCCGGGAGTCCTTTAATATGCCAAAACAACGACCGATTTGAGCTCCAAGGATTGCTCACAGGTGGACACACATGCTTGGGACCAAATGAAGAGGTCACCTTCACCAAAGTGGAACCCTATAACGCATGGATCGAGAAAAAATCGTCCTCCAAGTCCTAA
- the LOC131883031 gene encoding uncharacterized protein LOC131883031, whose amino-acid sequence MKILPFVSGLVVLTWFVQCQGQTEDCQTKGEIPISEIVASGGKTLQGCPYSYFVLTIEPLTSIFISRGNFELQIKDGGESLPTFTTNVTRSLKIATKSDEVTLTGSGDITLKISFQEFPLILTTKDIAKPLTGREKIADLQPNSRHHYNFDTIEGVHELDVTWNLQELDNGFLAVRSGNGRIGLLSVRGSKTNQEKVAVMVKDEESTLQVDLITQNSIHAFSNVIDFELKYNLAEKEIITTTQEPSTEPTLNPDMDPVEIFVVAVNEEDFAASNAVKLQDTIENWAQEYISGSNGTAGSCNVQFFPLVSCRQICQMTADIDRGCVAFFVNVVPNIFCPYTNSLLRRDVESDKQSELDGLVDEFKAKRIIADNCLQGEHGWLIMTILLPVGTVVFMILAAIVMSFANRSTKMKKTKGIELDKSRDEADPTTLNGPLPAYLSVEH is encoded by the exons atgaaaattcTACCATTTGTATCCGGTTTGGTTGTGCTCACCTGGTTCGTTCAGTGCCAAGGACAGACTGAGGATTGTCAAACTAAAGGAGAGATCCCCATCTCAGAAATTGTGGCAAGTGGGGGGAAAACCTTACAGGGATGCCCCTACAGTTATTTCGTACTCACTATCGAGCCCTTGACGTCGATATTTATAAGTCGAGGGAACTTTGAGcttcaaatcaaagatgggGGGGAAAGCCTGCCAACCTTCACAACCAATGTAACCAGGTCTTTGAAGATCGCCACGAAATCGGATGAGGTCACGCTAACCGGTTCCGGCGACATCACTCTAAAGATATCGTTTCAAGAGTTTCCCCTAATTTTGACCACCAAAGACATTGCCAAGCCACTCACTGGGCGAGAAAAGATCGCCGACTTGCAACCCAATTCCCGTCATCATTACAACTTTGACACAATTGAGGGGGTGCACGAATTGGATGTTACGTGGAACCTCCAAGAATTGGACAATGGCTTTTTGGCCGTGAGATCGGGGAATGGTCGCATTGGATTGTTGTCAGTCAGGGGATCCAAAACTAATCAGGAAAAGGTGGCAGTGATGGTCAAAGACGAGGAAAGCACTTTGCAAGTGGATTTGATCACTCAAAATTCGATCCATGCGTTTTCCAATGTCATTGATTTTGAGCTCAAGTACAACTTAG CCGAGAAAGAGATCATCACAACAACGCAAGAGCCTTCAACCGAGCCAACACTGAATCCGGACATGGATCCCGTAGAGATATTTGTTGTAGCCGTGAATGAGGAAGATTTTGCCGCGAGCAATGCCGTCAAGTTGCAAGACACAATCGAGAATTGGGCTCAAGAATATATCAGTGGGTCCAATGGCACCGCTGGAAGttgcaatgttcaatttttcccTTTGGTCTCTTGTCGGCAAATTTGTCAAATGACCGCTGATATTGATCGAGGTTGTGTGGCATTTTTCGTGAACGTTGTGCCCAACATTTTCTGTCCATACACAAACTCTCTTCTTCGTCGGGATGTCGAGTCCGACAAGCAATCCGAGTTGGACGGCCTAGTTGATGAATTCAAGGCCAAACGGATCATTGCCGACAATTGCTTGCAAGGTGAACATGGTTGGCTCATTATGACGATCTTATTGCCCGTTGGAACGGTGGTGTTTATGATTTTGGCCGCCATTGTGATGAGCTTCGCCAATCGTTCCACtaagatgaagaagacgaagggAATAGAATTGGATAAATCCCGTGACGAGGCTGATCCTACCACTCTTAACGGTCCATTACCCGCTTATCTATCAGTAGAGCATTAA